A genomic stretch from Kogia breviceps isolate mKogBre1 chromosome 1, mKogBre1 haplotype 1, whole genome shotgun sequence includes:
- the ADIPOR1 gene encoding adiponectin receptor protein 1 isoform X1: MSSHKGPVVAQGSGAPAGNREADTVELAELGPLLEEQGKRGVASPTKAEEEQACPVPQEEEEEVRVLTLPLQAHHAMEKMEEFVYKVWEGRWRVIPYDVLPDWLKDNDYLLHGHRPPMPSFRACFRSIFRIHTETGNIWTHLLGFFPLRPVGFVLFLFLGILTMLRPNMYFMAPLQEKVVFGMFFLGAVLCLSFSWLFHTVYCHSEKVSRTFSKLDYSGIALLIMGSFVPWLYYSFYCSPRPRLIYLSAVCVLGISAIVAAQWDRFATPKHRHTRAGVFLGLGLSGVVPTMHFTIAEGFVKATTVGQMGWFFLMAVMYITGAGLYAARIPERFFPGKFDIWFQSHQIFHVLVVAAAFVHFYGVSNLQEFRYGLEGGCTDDSLL; this comes from the exons ATGTCTTCTCACAAAGGACCTGTGGTGGCCCAGGGCAGTGGGGCTCCTGCCGGGAACAGGGAGGCAGACACAGTGGAGCTGGCTGAGCTGGGCCCCCTGCTAGAGGAGCAGGGCAAGCGGGGCGTCGCCAGCCCAACCAAA GCCGAAGAAGAGCAGGCATGCCCAGTGcctcaggaagaggaggaggaggtgcggGTGCTGACACTGCCCCTGCAAGCCCACCATGCCATGGAGAAGATGGAGGAGTTTGTGTATAAG GTCTGGGAGGGGCGCTGGAGGGTCATCCCATATGACGTGCTTCCCGACTGGCTGAAGGACAACGACTACCTGCTGCACGGCCACAGGCCGCCCATGCCCTCCTTCCGGGCCTGCTTCCGGAGCATCTTCCGCATCCACACGGAGACCGGCAACATCTGGACCCACCTGCTCG GCTTCTTTCCTCTCCGTCCTGTAGGTTTTGTGCTGTTTCTCTTTCTGGGAATCCTGACGATGCTCAGACCAAACATGTACTTCATGGCCCCGCTTCAGGAGAAGGTGGTGTTCGGGATGTTCTTCCTGGGCGCCGTGCTCTGCCTCAGCTTCTCCTGGCTCTTTCACACCGTCTACTGTCACTCAGAGAAGGTCTCTCGGACCTTTTCCAA ACTGGACTACTCGGGGATCGCCCTGCTGATCATGGGGAGCTTTGTGCCCTGGCTCTACTACTCCTTCTACTGCTCGCCGCGCCCGCGCCTCATCTACCTCTCGGCCGTCTGTGTCCTGGGCATCTCTGCCATCGTGGCGGCCCAGTGGGACCGCTTTGCCACTCCCAAGCACCGGCACACAAGAGCAG GGGTGTTCCTGGGGCTTGGCCTGAGCGGCGTCGTGCCCACCATGCACTTTACAATCGCGGAGGGCTTTGTCAAGGCCACCACGGTGGGCCAGATGGGCTGGTTCTTCCTCATGGCTGTGATGTACATCACTGGAGCCGGCCTTTATGCCGCGCGGATTCCCGAGCGCTTCTTCCCTGGGAAATTCGACATATGG TTCCAGTCTCATCAGATCTTCCACGTCCTCGTGGTGGCAGCCGCCTTCGTCCACTTCTACGGGGTCTCCAACCTTCAGGAGTTCCGATACGGCCTGGAAGGGGGCTGTACTGACGACTCCCTCCTCTGA
- the ADIPOR1 gene encoding adiponectin receptor protein 1 isoform X2, giving the protein MSSHKGPVVAQGSGAPAGNREADTVELAELGPLLEEQGKRGVASPTKAEEEQACPVPQEEEEEVRVLTLPLQAHHAMEKMEEFVYKVWEGRWRVIPYDVLPDWLKDNDYLLHGHRPPMPSFRACFRSIFRIHTETGNIWTHLLGFVLFLFLGILTMLRPNMYFMAPLQEKVVFGMFFLGAVLCLSFSWLFHTVYCHSEKVSRTFSKLDYSGIALLIMGSFVPWLYYSFYCSPRPRLIYLSAVCVLGISAIVAAQWDRFATPKHRHTRAGVFLGLGLSGVVPTMHFTIAEGFVKATTVGQMGWFFLMAVMYITGAGLYAARIPERFFPGKFDIWFQSHQIFHVLVVAAAFVHFYGVSNLQEFRYGLEGGCTDDSLL; this is encoded by the exons ATGTCTTCTCACAAAGGACCTGTGGTGGCCCAGGGCAGTGGGGCTCCTGCCGGGAACAGGGAGGCAGACACAGTGGAGCTGGCTGAGCTGGGCCCCCTGCTAGAGGAGCAGGGCAAGCGGGGCGTCGCCAGCCCAACCAAA GCCGAAGAAGAGCAGGCATGCCCAGTGcctcaggaagaggaggaggaggtgcggGTGCTGACACTGCCCCTGCAAGCCCACCATGCCATGGAGAAGATGGAGGAGTTTGTGTATAAG GTCTGGGAGGGGCGCTGGAGGGTCATCCCATATGACGTGCTTCCCGACTGGCTGAAGGACAACGACTACCTGCTGCACGGCCACAGGCCGCCCATGCCCTCCTTCCGGGCCTGCTTCCGGAGCATCTTCCGCATCCACACGGAGACCGGCAACATCTGGACCCACCTGCTCG GTTTTGTGCTGTTTCTCTTTCTGGGAATCCTGACGATGCTCAGACCAAACATGTACTTCATGGCCCCGCTTCAGGAGAAGGTGGTGTTCGGGATGTTCTTCCTGGGCGCCGTGCTCTGCCTCAGCTTCTCCTGGCTCTTTCACACCGTCTACTGTCACTCAGAGAAGGTCTCTCGGACCTTTTCCAA ACTGGACTACTCGGGGATCGCCCTGCTGATCATGGGGAGCTTTGTGCCCTGGCTCTACTACTCCTTCTACTGCTCGCCGCGCCCGCGCCTCATCTACCTCTCGGCCGTCTGTGTCCTGGGCATCTCTGCCATCGTGGCGGCCCAGTGGGACCGCTTTGCCACTCCCAAGCACCGGCACACAAGAGCAG GGGTGTTCCTGGGGCTTGGCCTGAGCGGCGTCGTGCCCACCATGCACTTTACAATCGCGGAGGGCTTTGTCAAGGCCACCACGGTGGGCCAGATGGGCTGGTTCTTCCTCATGGCTGTGATGTACATCACTGGAGCCGGCCTTTATGCCGCGCGGATTCCCGAGCGCTTCTTCCCTGGGAAATTCGACATATGG TTCCAGTCTCATCAGATCTTCCACGTCCTCGTGGTGGCAGCCGCCTTCGTCCACTTCTACGGGGTCTCCAACCTTCAGGAGTTCCGATACGGCCTGGAAGGGGGCTGTACTGACGACTCCCTCCTCTGA